From Actinopolymorpha cephalotaxi, one genomic window encodes:
- a CDS encoding amino acid ABC transporter ATP-binding protein, which yields MSAVLECRDLWKVFGRRSATVEVLRGIDLTVAEHEVVVLIGASGSGKSTLLRCVNLLERVSDGTIHLDGTDITDPRVDADAFRQRIGMVFQSYNLFPHLTVLDNVTLAPRRVHRRSKEEAEQSALELLARVGLADKAREYPDRLSGGQQQRAAIVRALVNSPRLMLFDEVTSALDPELVGEVLALVSDLRRDGMTMVIATHEMGFARRVADRVCFLDRGVIAEQGPPEQVLDDPVQPRTRQFLHRLVDADQP from the coding sequence GTGAGCGCGGTGCTGGAGTGCCGCGACCTGTGGAAGGTGTTCGGCCGCCGGTCGGCCACGGTGGAGGTGCTGCGCGGCATCGACCTGACCGTCGCCGAGCACGAGGTCGTCGTCCTGATCGGTGCGTCCGGTTCGGGCAAGTCGACGTTGCTGCGCTGCGTCAACCTGCTCGAACGCGTCAGCGACGGCACGATCCACCTCGACGGCACCGACATCACCGACCCGCGAGTGGACGCCGACGCGTTCCGGCAGCGGATCGGGATGGTGTTCCAGTCGTACAACCTGTTCCCGCATCTGACCGTGCTGGACAACGTGACCCTGGCGCCCCGCCGGGTGCACCGCCGGTCGAAGGAGGAAGCCGAGCAGTCCGCCCTCGAACTCCTCGCCCGGGTGGGGCTTGCCGACAAGGCCCGCGAGTATCCCGACCGGCTGTCCGGCGGGCAGCAGCAGCGGGCCGCGATCGTGCGGGCGCTGGTCAACTCGCCCCGGCTGATGCTGTTCGACGAGGTGACATCCGCCCTCGACCCCGAACTCGTCGGCGAGGTGCTCGCCCTGGTCTCCGACCTGCGCCGGGACGGGATGACGATGGTGATCGCCACCCACGAGATGGGCTTCGCCCGCCGGGTCGCGGACCGGGTGTGCTTCCTCGACCGCGGCGTCATCGCCGAGCAGGGACCGCCCGAGCAGGTGCTGGACGACCCGGTGCAACCGCGCACCCGGCAGTTCCTGCACCGCCTGGTCGACGCCGACCAGCCCTGA